A DNA window from Brassica napus cultivar Da-Ae chromosome A4, Da-Ae, whole genome shotgun sequence contains the following coding sequences:
- the LOC106386468 gene encoding late embryogenesis abundant protein 7-like has product MSQQSFNAGQTRGHAQEKAEQWTESAKQTAQSACDKTADVALSARDKTANLTQSTQSKSADASHSTRESAQHGQEQTAGFLGQTGESVKNMAQGAFDGVKNSLGMNEKK; this is encoded by the exons ATGTCTCAACAATCATTCAATGCTGGACAAACCAGAGGCCATGCTCAA GAGAAGGCTGAGCAGTGGACTGAGTCTGCCAAGCAGACTGCACAGTCAGCATGTGACAAGACCGCAGATGTAGCGCTATCAGCACGTGACAAGACTGCCAATTTGACACAATCAACACAAAGCAAGTCTGCAGATGCATCTCATTCTACCCGAGAATCAGCTCAACATGGCCAGGAACAAACCGCTGGTTTTCTCGGTCAG ACCGGTGAATCTGTAAAGAACATGGCTCAGGGTGCTTTCGATGGTGTTAAGAATAGCCTTGGCATGAACGAGAAGAAATGA